tatatatatatatattaaaagaggaattttagaatattaaaattattaatggttatttttatatatataataaaaaaatcctTCAATAAATGTGGCCGTGAAAATATTTGAACCAAGCTATaagatttaattttttatcaatatttaaatatgaaagaaaattatcataaaaatttaattataattgcgAATGTGCATCTGTGTTATTCCCTTATTATCATTTTATAAACTTTTGAAAATTTATATGATGATTTTTTTTATAACTCAATCTCAGAATAATTCTAAAGATGATTCTAGCGGCTAaagtttattaatatataataattttatttttaaattaggaGGTTATTAATTAAATGTCTTAATTACCTTTTCTTTCTTTCAGGGAAAaagtatttttcattaatttaactaaaaaataattttcattaataaaaatttCCTAAGACTCTaacattaaaaaaattcaaaaaaaaaatgttgtaaaataagtaaatttattttaattcaactaaatttaattttgagattttATAATATCGTTAAGCTAAAAATTAATGGTGAAAAATAAGTTTCATGTTTTTAGTGATCTTATATATATTGCCACTCGTAATTGTTCTTGAAAGAGAAATATATACTTAAAGAATTTtagattttttaatattattgtaatattaatattatgtttaatcATGTTCTATTTTGCAAATTATATTAAGATTTATATTTCCTGTTTAATCATAATTACATATTGAGTTAGAGATCACTCATGGAAAAATATTATCAATAGAACATTAAATAACAAAATGGTGAACGATTTGTATAAAATTAATTGAGAGCAAGAACTATGCTTAGAATAAACAAGAAACGCTCTTCTGTGGGCATGAAGAATAAAGAGATTCCAGAGTATTAATAGAATACATTTCCCTCTCAGAAGATATATACAAAAAGAAGTTTTCATAAAAAAGAATGAACTAATTAGATTATAAACATGGACAAAAAAAATTATGAACATCAAAAGAGTTTGCTAGCGAATTCATCTACTTCGATTCCGTATATACGAGAAGATGAAGAATTTTGGGCAAGTTCTCTAAGCTCTGATAAGCTTCTTCCAAGCTGCAAAGCCACCTTCATTTCAAACATTTCTCCATCTTCTCCTCTCTCCAATTCTGTTTCCTCTAGTGCAGACTCAATTGATTCCTCCATAAGTGAGAAGAATCCAGCGCAGTTTCTATACATTTCAACCACCATACCAACCTGGCCAGCATGCTCAAACGTATTAACTGTGGTAGCTAATGCACCTGCAGCCACTGCAACTATTGCCGCCCAAGAACCGTTACCCACAAATGCAGACCCAGCAGCTGCAATGCCTGTGAGCAATGGACCTGAGATGGCTAAAATCTTGTTTATCTTCAGTGCCAAGTTTCCTAGCCTCATATAATCTTCTGTATCTTTTCCTTTTATCACTTCAATAACCTCCCTCATCTCCGCTTCCAGCTCCTCACTCCATTCATTCTTTCCAGGTCTTTTGCTTTTTCTATGGAAGTCATGAGATTTGGGCCACCAAACAGCAGGCTCAAATTTTGCAGGAAACTTTTCCATCATTTTCCCCAGCAAAGGAAGTGGGTAAGCTTTGTCAAGAGCCAATACATTGTCCATTGCATCCTTCACGTCCAACTCAGCAGGATCATAAAGAGCAAGTGTCGTTTGTATTTGGCTCTGAAGCTGCCTAAACAATTTTGTAGCATTACGTTGCTCTTCTGCAAGCTGTGAGGGCTGTATTTTGTTCATTATAAATAACATGCCTGTGGCTGCAGTGAAAAAGAGTGTTGACGACAGCCTCAATGCCAAAAGAGGAGCTCCTGCCCCACCAGTTGCTGCAACACCAGCCATGGTTGTAGCTGTGAGAGTGATCATGTTAATGGAGTTCAAAAGAAGTTTATTCCAATTGTCACGTTGCTCGCCAACGTTTTTATGCATCTCAGCCCTATCAGCAACAGTCTCTAAGATGGCATAAAGCTGGGAAATTTCCTTAGCAGAAGCAGCAGTGGaattgatgaaaggttcatctatTGTTGTGGTAGCGGCATTCTTTTCTAATGGGACGGTGTTTGAGAAGGAACCTCTTAAAATCATTTCCTTAATCGAATTTCTAGGTAGTGGGAAACGGATCTTAGGAAGTTTAGGGACAGAAATAGCAGCATTGATTCTTTTTGAAGAAGTACTACTTGATGAGGAAGAGAATAGAAGACCTGAAGTTTGTAGGGAAGCCATGAATGGTTTTCTTTTAGTTTTCTTGTTTGCTTTAATTTTATTCTGTACGTAGCTGATAATGGAGGTGGAGAGACACAAAGGGAACCTATTTATAACTCATAGCATGGGATAGTTTCGTACTACCAAATATATAagcgaagagaagagaagggggttgaaaatttgaaaatatgGGCTGCTTGATCAAGCTGACTAATGACTATGCCCATTTGACTGGACTCGTTCCTTCCTCATTTTCATGTTAAATCAGTTTCAGGGTATAATTTTTCAAAAGCTTGGGTTCGATTGGattgtattatatattttttttaagtagAGAAATT
The sequence above is a segment of the Hevea brasiliensis isolate MT/VB/25A 57/8 chromosome 11, ASM3005281v1, whole genome shotgun sequence genome. Coding sequences within it:
- the LOC131170723 gene encoding probable F-box protein At4g22030, with the protein product MASLQTSGLLFSSSSSSTSSKRINAAISVPKLPKIRFPLPRNSIKEMILRGSFSNTVPLEKNAATTTIDEPFINSTAASAKEISQLYAILETVADRAEMHKNVGEQRDNWNKLLLNSINMITLTATTMAGVAATGGAGAPLLALRLSSTLFFTAATGMLFIMNKIQPSQLAEEQRNATKLFRQLQSQIQTTLALYDPAELDVKDAMDNVLALDKAYPLPLLGKMMEKFPAKFEPAVWWPKSHDFHRKSKRPGKNEWSEELEAEMREVIEVIKGKDTEDYMRLGNLALKINKILAISGPLLTGIAAAGSAFVGNGSWAAIVAVAAGALATTVNTFEHAGQVGMVVEMYRNCAGFFSLMEESIESALEETELERGEDGEMFEMKVALQLGRSLSELRELAQNSSSSRIYGIEVDEFASKLF